Proteins encoded within one genomic window of Deinococcus hopiensis KR-140:
- a CDS encoding tyrosine-type recombinase/integrase produces the protein MTLDLYKHGQLAASREWVSLQSEERRRRAMAAVAEQDSATLLGLLEAHHVRTHGQVSQETLRKYRLGGRMWLGYAYSNAVKVLHPDPEYADLWVRGLEEAGKSPASLGVLLAGARALYAALRWAKATRDDPFVDVKPRKDKRRAWDKRQPYPDSDVQKLLDAAPVEMRVLLRLGGIAGLRASEITGLKWGDLDLDGGALTVQNGKGGKARRVLLSSSLVADLHDLGPRASDVFVIGRTPEAARARLRTLCNRVGVPYLGLHALRHLAGTRLIRAGFQLQDVAEHLGHSDVQTARVYGKWADDRLREHLRGQ, from the coding sequence ATGACGCTCGACCTCTATAAGCACGGCCAACTTGCAGCGTCGCGGGAATGGGTGAGCCTCCAGTCGGAGGAGCGCCGTCGCCGGGCCATGGCCGCTGTGGCGGAACAGGACAGCGCCACGCTGCTGGGTCTCCTCGAAGCGCACCACGTCCGGACCCATGGCCAGGTCAGCCAAGAGACCTTGCGGAAGTACCGCCTGGGAGGCCGCATGTGGCTGGGGTACGCGTACAGCAACGCCGTCAAGGTGCTGCACCCGGACCCGGAATACGCCGACCTGTGGGTGCGCGGGTTGGAGGAGGCTGGCAAATCCCCCGCTTCCCTCGGCGTGCTGCTGGCTGGGGCACGCGCCCTGTACGCCGCCCTGCGCTGGGCCAAGGCCACGAGGGACGATCCCTTCGTGGACGTCAAACCGCGCAAGGACAAGCGCCGCGCCTGGGACAAACGGCAACCCTATCCCGACAGCGACGTGCAAAAACTCCTCGACGCAGCTCCTGTCGAGATGCGCGTGCTGTTGCGCTTGGGTGGAATCGCCGGCCTGCGGGCTTCTGAGATCACAGGCCTGAAGTGGGGAGACCTGGACCTCGATGGCGGAGCGCTCACCGTCCAGAACGGGAAGGGCGGGAAGGCGCGGCGCGTCCTGCTCTCCAGTTCCCTGGTGGCAGACCTGCACGACCTGGGGCCTAGGGCTTCCGACGTGTTTGTGATTGGCCGAACGCCAGAAGCGGCCCGTGCGCGCTTGCGGACCCTGTGCAACCGGGTCGGCGTTCCGTACCTGGGTCTTCATGCCCTCCGACATCTGGCGGGCACGCGCCTGATCCGTGCAGGTTTTCAACTCCAAGACGTGGCCGAACACCTAGGCCACAGCGACGTGCAGACGGCTCGGGTATACGGCAAATGGGCCGATGATCGGCTGAGAGAGCACTTGCGGGGCCAGTGA
- a CDS encoding AbrB/MazE/SpoVT family DNA-binding domain-containing protein: MTESVTTEQKVYSGQLGPKYRVILPRAVRDALHVEEGDTLMYVVEGERVQLTTRRQLAQELYGSLAEGDGRDFTQEHLEERRAEAQREKP; the protein is encoded by the coding sequence ATGACTGAAAGCGTCACTACTGAGCAAAAGGTGTACTCCGGGCAGCTCGGACCCAAGTATCGCGTGATCCTTCCCCGTGCCGTGCGTGATGCCCTTCATGTGGAAGAAGGGGACACCTTGATGTATGTGGTGGAGGGAGAGCGAGTTCAGCTCACTACAAGGCGGCAACTGGCCCAGGAGCTGTACGGGAGCTTGGCCGAAGGAGATGGGCGCGACTTTACTCAGGAACATTTGGAGGAGCGGCGTGCCGAGGCTCAGCGGGAGAAGCCTTGA
- a CDS encoding DUF262 domain-containing protein gives MTTAHENANSESLKNLVDQLEHKPPVVLLPEFQRDFVWDLQQTYDLFDSLIRGIFVGSVIYGKPSFEMTLREVDMRPRKGKGSREKPKRKHYTEVEMVQASQMRGLKILLDGQQRTTSIYRALRGIDKVYFRLRPDWGDATILKDKSLEELLGEIVGDDSAEQLSVPLDYAFSFMKDLPMDDEVRDYFEGQTAYGVALIAKGDAEANKQGFRIFLQLLHKFRTMFEQPQLLSYYLLDMNLDKFTTFFERSNSKGVQLNFTDILAAKVFGSFNLREKFEEFADQYPHLPNNRELMVRGVALLKGVDKIDKGPLLKELRAQDFLAHWDEMTDLLVKTVEFLKSQRLIVAIKWLPYDNLLLPLMMFFRELKAQGQSAPSQEQWELLRWWYWSVVFSERYSAATNDKIVQDAHALQQVARREPPEAAAFARLRPTLDVSDLFSYNRSSSAVYRGVLNLLHFNAEGMKTQGLRDWRSNALLGTGVEAVKDLHDHHFFPRAFLRKTAKQQDDSDPESIMDSVLNRVLMPKDANFSASDKQPFVYLNEFLNGTSKIGKNSNLRQSMSSHLVPESLLIDEQQSFRVEATLRARAEQILQLIEAETTKAEVPLLRALLPRSTALEGS, from the coding sequence ATGACAACTGCACATGAGAACGCAAACAGCGAAAGCCTGAAAAATCTTGTAGATCAGCTGGAACACAAGCCGCCCGTTGTGCTACTGCCCGAGTTCCAGCGCGATTTTGTCTGGGATCTTCAACAGACCTATGACCTCTTTGACAGCCTGATTCGCGGCATTTTTGTAGGTAGCGTGATTTATGGCAAGCCTTCTTTCGAAATGACGCTGCGCGAAGTGGACATGCGACCCCGCAAAGGCAAAGGCAGCCGGGAAAAACCCAAGCGCAAGCACTACACCGAAGTGGAAATGGTACAGGCCAGTCAAATGCGCGGACTAAAGATTTTGTTAGACGGCCAACAGCGCACGACCAGCATTTACCGTGCCCTGCGGGGTATCGACAAGGTGTACTTCCGGTTACGCCCAGACTGGGGCGATGCAACCATCCTTAAAGATAAATCGCTGGAAGAATTGCTGGGTGAAATCGTAGGCGATGATAGCGCCGAGCAGCTCAGCGTACCGTTGGATTACGCGTTTTCTTTCATGAAAGACCTCCCGATGGACGACGAAGTCCGCGATTATTTTGAGGGCCAAACGGCATATGGCGTGGCTTTGATTGCAAAGGGCGACGCAGAGGCAAACAAGCAGGGCTTCCGGATATTCCTGCAACTGTTGCACAAGTTCAGAACCATGTTCGAGCAGCCGCAGCTACTCTCTTACTATCTGCTTGATATGAATCTGGACAAGTTCACCACTTTCTTCGAGCGCAGCAACAGCAAAGGCGTACAACTCAACTTCACGGATATTCTGGCCGCAAAGGTGTTCGGCAGCTTCAATTTACGGGAAAAGTTTGAAGAGTTTGCCGACCAATATCCCCATTTGCCCAACAACCGTGAACTGATGGTGCGTGGCGTCGCGCTTCTCAAAGGGGTTGATAAGATTGACAAGGGGCCACTGCTCAAAGAACTCAGAGCGCAAGACTTTCTGGCTCATTGGGATGAAATGACGGATCTGCTGGTAAAAACAGTGGAATTTTTGAAATCTCAACGCCTGATCGTGGCCATTAAGTGGCTGCCTTATGACAACCTCCTGCTGCCGCTAATGATGTTTTTCCGAGAATTGAAGGCGCAAGGTCAATCTGCACCCTCCCAGGAGCAGTGGGAACTTTTACGCTGGTGGTACTGGTCTGTCGTATTTTCGGAGCGGTATTCGGCGGCCACTAACGACAAAATTGTGCAAGATGCTCACGCTTTACAGCAGGTGGCACGTCGCGAGCCGCCTGAGGCTGCCGCCTTTGCTCGCTTACGGCCTACGCTAGATGTCAGCGACCTGTTCAGCTATAACCGCTCTTCAAGCGCCGTGTATCGGGGCGTGCTTAATCTGCTGCACTTCAATGCAGAAGGCATGAAAACACAGGGCCTGCGGGACTGGCGCAGCAATGCGTTGCTTGGCACCGGAGTGGAAGCCGTGAAAGACTTGCATGACCATCACTTTTTTCCGCGCGCCTTCCTACGAAAAACAGCCAAGCAACAAGACGACTCTGATCCAGAGAGCATCATGGATTCGGTGCTAAACCGCGTGCTGATGCCCAAAGATGCCAATTTTTCGGCCAGCGACAAACAACCATTTGTTTACCTCAATGAATTTCTGAATGGTACGTCGAAAATAGGAAAAAATTCCAACCTGCGGCAAAGCATGTCCAGCCACCTCGTGCCCGAATCCCTATTGATAGATGAGCAGCAGAGTTTTCGTGTGGAAGCCACATTGCGCGCGCGGGCCGAACAGATTTTGCAGCTAATTGAGGCAGAAACTACTAAAGCGGAGGTGCCATTGCTTCGAGCCCTGTTACCCCGGAGCACCGCTCTGGAAGGGAGCTGA
- a CDS encoding 4'-phosphopantetheinyl transferase family protein encodes MRLQLDNHGIGLRSSNSHHARLLDVAERQRFGQALLKILLQLHAQVDEGDVQLFVHGTGQPYATIKGSPYGVSLSHSRGSWYAAALPDAQVGIDVERRWGFPATLPVERFTLSDWEQCQRLMLEEEPAQAFLRRRWTLKEAYAKATGQGLHFPFPSLSFQHQEHLNSAYFTPVNLMGTDGTWMYWSAEDIQDCTFGLCWRNAV; translated from the coding sequence GTGCGGTTGCAGCTGGACAATCATGGCATAGGACTAAGGAGCAGCAATTCTCATCATGCCCGCCTCCTCGACGTGGCCGAGCGTCAGCGATTCGGTCAGGCCCTCCTCAAGATCCTCCTTCAACTGCATGCTCAGGTTGACGAGGGCGACGTCCAACTCTTCGTTCACGGAACGGGACAACCCTACGCCACCATCAAAGGATCTCCTTATGGCGTTAGCCTCAGTCATTCGCGGGGAAGCTGGTACGCCGCCGCTCTCCCTGATGCCCAAGTCGGGATTGATGTGGAGCGTCGCTGGGGCTTTCCCGCGACGCTTCCAGTCGAGAGGTTTACGTTGAGCGACTGGGAACAATGCCAACGCCTCATGCTTGAAGAAGAACCCGCTCAAGCATTCTTGCGGCGTCGGTGGACTTTAAAAGAAGCGTATGCGAAAGCCACTGGGCAGGGCCTGCATTTTCCCTTTCCCTCTCTGTCTTTCCAGCACCAGGAACATCTCAACTCAGCCTATTTCACGCCCGTCAATCTCATGGGAACCGACGGTACATGGATGTACTGGAGTGCAGAAGATATCCAGGACTGCACGTTTGGCTTGTGTTGGAGGAACGCCGTATGA
- a CDS encoding AMP-binding protein, which yields MNLNHEPEVQAFAQESAAPFETLTARLDAYALSRPNQLAFVFLDERGEEMERLTFAQLADRSSRIARGLEPWRGQQALMLYSPGSTFICALLACFRVGVIAAPMPLPGRQKGGMARVAQVARNARAALVLTDDSALEVLRTGLASTVIHDLPCFSTETMTDNPPIQQVQAFEAEDVAYLQYTSGSTGEPKGVMITHRALMHNVEEIRLLFGHSDSTVMGNWAPTFHDMGLVGTTLHPIYMGIPSVQMTPATFIKRPALWLRAISKYRVTTSGGPNFAFDLCTQRISPNDLEGIDLSSWTRAFNGAEPVRPATLKAFAQRFGPYGFDVRDFCICYGLAESTLLVTAYTSEQGPNVLAVDPVMLESGVAQPVREGEGGRELVGCGAPVNLDVHIVDVETSRTLPPNSVGEIWVRGGSVGAGYWERPDLTVTTFQAHTSTGEGPFLRTGDLGFLYEGELFMTGRIKDLMIIGGRNIYPQDVEVTALQVQPALRAAAAFTVDTGVREEVVVVLEVGRTDEALPTGLTEAIRQAISREFGVSVAGLVFVTTANFARTTSGKVMRSEMRRLFLGRKLEALHEDVYDDLDQVRLARTDQPSPV from the coding sequence ATGAACCTGAATCACGAACCTGAAGTGCAGGCCTTCGCCCAGGAGTCGGCTGCGCCTTTCGAAACCTTAACGGCACGGCTAGATGCATATGCCTTGAGCCGTCCCAACCAGCTTGCCTTCGTGTTCCTAGATGAGCGAGGCGAGGAGATGGAACGCCTCACTTTTGCGCAATTGGCGGATCGGTCGTCGCGCATTGCCCGCGGACTTGAGCCCTGGCGGGGACAGCAGGCTCTGATGCTGTATTCCCCAGGTTCAACCTTCATCTGCGCCCTACTTGCTTGTTTCCGAGTAGGTGTCATTGCTGCGCCGATGCCCCTTCCTGGACGACAGAAGGGTGGGATGGCGCGGGTGGCGCAGGTGGCCAGGAATGCGAGAGCCGCCCTCGTGTTAACGGACGACAGCGCTTTGGAAGTCTTGCGAACCGGCCTCGCTTCAACGGTCATTCATGATCTGCCCTGCTTTTCGACAGAGACCATGACCGACAACCCGCCCATCCAGCAGGTACAGGCCTTTGAAGCTGAGGATGTAGCCTATCTGCAGTATACGTCGGGGTCAACGGGGGAACCCAAGGGCGTGATGATCACCCACAGGGCCCTGATGCACAACGTCGAGGAGATTCGGCTGCTCTTCGGTCACTCGGACAGTACGGTCATGGGGAACTGGGCCCCTACCTTTCACGACATGGGACTGGTCGGAACCACGCTTCACCCCATTTATATGGGCATTCCAAGCGTGCAGATGACCCCCGCCACCTTTATTAAAAGGCCAGCCCTCTGGCTCCGCGCCATCAGCAAATATAGGGTGACCACGAGTGGAGGACCCAACTTCGCCTTCGATCTGTGTACGCAGCGTATTTCACCAAATGACCTGGAGGGAATTGATCTCTCCAGTTGGACGAGAGCGTTCAATGGGGCTGAACCTGTACGGCCAGCGACCCTCAAAGCTTTTGCACAGAGATTCGGCCCATATGGTTTCGATGTTCGTGATTTCTGCATCTGTTACGGGCTTGCCGAATCTACGCTGCTTGTCACGGCATACACATCTGAACAGGGCCCCAACGTACTGGCGGTCGATCCCGTCATGCTCGAAAGTGGAGTCGCACAACCTGTTAGAGAAGGCGAAGGCGGCCGTGAACTCGTAGGGTGTGGAGCCCCTGTGAACTTGGACGTGCATATTGTCGATGTAGAAACGTCCAGAACCCTGCCTCCAAACTCTGTCGGTGAAATCTGGGTCAGAGGAGGCAGTGTGGGTGCCGGTTACTGGGAGCGTCCCGATCTGACCGTCACAACCTTCCAGGCTCATACCTCCACTGGCGAGGGTCCATTTCTGCGAACGGGTGACCTCGGCTTCTTGTATGAAGGGGAGCTGTTTATGACGGGCCGCATCAAGGATCTGATGATCATCGGCGGGCGCAACATCTATCCGCAGGATGTCGAGGTGACTGCTCTGCAAGTGCAGCCAGCTTTGCGCGCTGCTGCCGCTTTCACCGTAGACACGGGTGTGCGCGAGGAGGTGGTCGTGGTTCTTGAAGTGGGCCGCACGGATGAAGCACTTCCGACTGGTTTGACGGAGGCAATCCGACAGGCGATCAGCAGGGAGTTTGGAGTCAGCGTCGCGGGTCTTGTCTTCGTGACTACAGCAAACTTTGCCAGGACGACCAGCGGCAAGGTGATGCGTAGCGAGATGCGCCGTTTGTTCCTGGGACGCAAGCTCGAAGCCCTACATGAGGACGTCTACGACGATTTGGATCAGGTCCGCTTGGCGCGCACCGACCAACCGTCACCGGTCTGA
- a CDS encoding DEAD/DEAH box helicase: MTADPFSRLAPFIQEYIWKHGWTEIRAVQAAACAALLDTDDHVLIASGTASGKTEAAFLPILTLLAQDPPQSVGVLYIGPLKALINDQFYRLDGLLEESGIPASAWHGDISVSRKKKTLEKPRGVLQITPESLEGLFLRRASVLSHVFRDLRFVIIDEVHAFMGDERGRQVLCLLERLERVTRVPPRRVGLSATLGDFGLAQDWLRAGTQRGVQLVNDAGSKRRLHLALEHFPRYEAQGKEEFGPLDETPELYQQLYERTLGRKSLIFRNTRHDVEETGVTLRDLAEGHATPDIYHVHHGSVATAYREDAERAMREEGRPACTIATVTLELGIDLGELERVLQVEPPPSVSSFVQRLGRTGRRGNPGEMIFSTLERPYRDTDPPHKRLPWSLLQSIATVQLYLEERWVEPARQPKLPWSLLVHQTLGALEQYGEMAPRELATRVLTLTPFRHVTQEQYRTLLLHLLAGDHVQRTDEGGLILGLAGERLVSDWHFFAVFPDVPEYAVFSGPGQIGTLSSAPEVGRVISLVGRAWRVMDVDETRRQVFVRRERGRNTSVWLSSGGEVHDRVVHKMRDVLEGQVTYSYLQARAKDRLEEARALARATNLLEGNVHALSDRHTLLLPWRGTRVHETLLRLMTAIGESGGASLTASSDTPYSLIVSARPEELATFARDLPSEEAVRLRLREVFLNRPGAGGPGKFDPLVPPGLLAEAYVEDQLDVPTALRDLARLGGWIN; encoded by the coding sequence GTGACGGCCGATCCGTTCTCCCGCCTGGCACCGTTCATCCAGGAGTACATCTGGAAGCATGGGTGGACGGAGATTCGCGCGGTGCAGGCAGCGGCGTGCGCCGCCCTGCTGGATACGGACGATCATGTCCTGATTGCTAGTGGAACAGCGAGTGGAAAAACGGAAGCGGCCTTCCTACCGATTCTGACGCTCCTGGCTCAGGACCCACCCCAGAGTGTTGGCGTGCTGTACATCGGGCCGCTTAAAGCGCTGATCAATGACCAGTTCTACCGCTTGGACGGACTTCTAGAGGAATCGGGTATTCCCGCATCTGCCTGGCATGGGGATATCAGCGTCAGTCGCAAGAAGAAGACGCTGGAGAAGCCCAGGGGGGTCCTCCAGATCACCCCAGAGTCTCTTGAGGGCCTGTTCCTGCGGCGGGCCTCAGTGCTGAGCCATGTGTTTCGCGATCTGCGCTTCGTCATCATCGATGAGGTGCACGCCTTCATGGGGGACGAACGGGGGCGGCAGGTGTTGTGCTTGCTGGAGCGGTTGGAGCGTGTCACCCGCGTGCCACCGCGGCGCGTGGGCCTCTCCGCAACCCTAGGGGATTTCGGGCTTGCTCAGGACTGGCTGCGGGCGGGGACGCAGCGCGGAGTTCAACTGGTGAACGACGCGGGCAGCAAGCGACGCCTGCACCTGGCGCTGGAGCATTTCCCCCGGTATGAAGCTCAGGGGAAGGAAGAGTTTGGTCCGCTGGACGAAACGCCGGAACTCTATCAGCAGTTGTACGAGCGGACGCTCGGGCGTAAAAGCCTGATCTTCCGCAACACCCGGCATGACGTGGAGGAAACGGGCGTGACCTTACGCGACCTCGCGGAGGGTCACGCCACGCCGGACATCTACCACGTGCATCACGGCAGCGTCGCCACAGCCTACCGGGAGGATGCAGAGCGGGCCATGCGTGAGGAGGGGCGGCCAGCCTGCACGATCGCGACGGTGACCCTGGAACTGGGCATTGATCTGGGTGAACTTGAGCGCGTACTGCAGGTGGAACCGCCGCCGAGCGTGTCGAGCTTCGTGCAGCGTCTGGGACGCACAGGCAGGCGGGGCAACCCTGGAGAGATGATTTTCTCCACGCTGGAGCGCCCGTACCGGGACACGGACCCCCCTCATAAACGCCTGCCTTGGTCCCTGCTTCAGTCGATTGCGACAGTGCAGCTGTACTTGGAGGAGCGCTGGGTGGAACCGGCCCGGCAACCTAAACTTCCCTGGAGTCTCTTGGTTCACCAGACGCTCGGGGCACTCGAGCAATACGGGGAGATGGCTCCACGAGAGTTAGCGACGCGGGTGCTGACCTTGACGCCTTTCCGGCACGTCACGCAGGAGCAGTACCGCACTCTGCTGCTGCATCTCCTGGCGGGAGATCATGTGCAACGAACGGACGAGGGTGGACTCATCCTCGGTCTGGCTGGCGAGCGGCTCGTCAGCGACTGGCATTTCTTCGCGGTGTTTCCCGATGTACCGGAGTACGCGGTGTTCAGCGGTCCCGGGCAGATAGGAACGCTGAGTAGTGCGCCGGAAGTGGGCCGGGTGATTTCCCTGGTTGGTCGAGCCTGGCGGGTCATGGATGTGGATGAGACTCGTCGGCAGGTTTTCGTGCGGAGAGAACGGGGGCGCAATACCAGTGTGTGGCTCAGCAGTGGAGGCGAAGTGCATGACCGCGTGGTGCACAAGATGCGCGACGTACTCGAAGGGCAGGTGACATATTCGTACTTGCAGGCTCGGGCGAAAGATCGCCTGGAAGAAGCCCGTGCCCTGGCACGAGCCACGAATCTTCTCGAGGGAAACGTACATGCGCTGAGCGACCGACACACCCTTCTGCTCCCCTGGCGCGGCACTCGCGTGCATGAAACCCTGCTCCGGCTCATGACTGCCATTGGAGAAAGTGGGGGAGCCTCCTTGACCGCGTCGAGCGACACCCCGTACTCCTTAATCGTAAGTGCCCGTCCGGAGGAACTGGCGACCTTCGCGAGGGACCTTCCATCGGAAGAAGCCGTGCGCTTGCGCCTCCGCGAGGTGTTCCTCAATCGACCAGGCGCAGGAGGTCCTGGGAAGTTCGATCCGCTGGTGCCTCCAGGCTTACTGGCCGAGGCGTACGTTGAAGATCAACTGGATGTCCCCACGGCTCTCAGAGACCTTGCGCGCCTGGGAGGCTGGATCAACTGA
- a CDS encoding ATP-binding protein: protein MTHPPTIPRRITTALFSSLGAGVVPRIGIEHIVVGRKPEIEALLGDIANVADGGAGFRVISGRYGAGKSFLLQLLRNYAMNRNFVVADADLSPERRLTGGRGQGLATYRELARNLSTRVRPDGGALPAMLEKWISGVQGQVVASGITPNDPSFGSAVEGRIHEAVNELEGLVHGFDFARVISAYWRGHQLGNDELKNAALKWLRGEYSTKTEAREALGVRVIIDDDTWYDYVKLLAQFVKSIGYAGLVVVIDEAVNLYKITQSVSRNANYEKLLTMLNDTLQGRAQYLQLLVSATPQLVEDTRRGLFSYEALRSRLEQSRFAREGLQDYAGPVLRLETLSNEEVFALLTTLRRLHALHYGYSSTISDDDLLAFMTEVLGRLGAGNFLTPRDVTRDFVSVLNLLQQNPGESFLGMVKGSDFVPSKTDVLGEARREEEVPTPTSAEFAAFDL from the coding sequence ATGACGCATCCCCCCACGATCCCCAGACGCATCACAACCGCCCTCTTCAGCTCCCTAGGTGCCGGAGTTGTTCCCCGCATCGGCATCGAGCACATCGTCGTGGGCCGCAAGCCTGAGATTGAGGCATTGCTGGGGGACATCGCCAACGTCGCCGATGGCGGTGCGGGATTTCGGGTGATCTCCGGGCGCTACGGAGCTGGGAAGAGCTTCCTATTGCAACTCCTGCGCAACTACGCGATGAACCGCAATTTCGTGGTGGCAGACGCTGACCTCAGCCCAGAACGCCGCCTCACCGGTGGTCGTGGTCAAGGTCTGGCCACGTACCGGGAACTGGCACGCAATCTATCCACGCGCGTTCGCCCGGATGGTGGTGCGCTGCCGGCCATGCTGGAGAAGTGGATCAGCGGCGTGCAGGGGCAGGTCGTCGCAAGTGGCATCACCCCGAACGACCCGTCCTTCGGGAGTGCCGTTGAAGGACGTATTCATGAAGCGGTGAATGAACTCGAAGGGCTGGTGCACGGCTTCGACTTCGCTCGCGTGATCAGTGCCTACTGGCGAGGCCATCAACTCGGGAATGATGAATTGAAGAATGCAGCGTTGAAGTGGCTGCGCGGGGAGTACTCCACCAAGACCGAAGCGCGAGAGGCGCTGGGCGTGCGCGTCATCATCGACGATGACACTTGGTACGACTACGTGAAGTTGCTCGCCCAGTTCGTCAAGTCCATCGGCTACGCAGGCCTGGTAGTCGTGATTGATGAGGCAGTGAACCTCTACAAGATCACGCAGAGCGTCTCCCGCAATGCGAACTACGAAAAGCTCCTCACGATGCTGAACGACACCCTGCAAGGGCGGGCGCAGTACTTGCAGCTCCTGGTCAGCGCAACACCGCAGTTGGTAGAGGACACCCGCCGTGGGCTGTTCTCCTATGAAGCGCTTCGCAGTCGCTTGGAACAGAGCCGCTTCGCTCGTGAGGGCCTGCAGGACTACGCAGGTCCAGTGTTGCGCCTGGAGACACTCAGCAATGAAGAAGTGTTCGCCCTACTGACCACGTTACGGCGACTACACGCCTTGCATTACGGGTATTCCTCCACCATCAGCGACGATGACCTGTTGGCGTTCATGACCGAGGTGCTGGGTCGACTGGGTGCCGGAAACTTTCTCACGCCACGCGACGTCACCCGAGATTTTGTCAGTGTGCTCAACCTGCTGCAGCAAAACCCAGGGGAATCGTTCCTCGGCATGGTGAAGGGATCTGATTTCGTGCCCTCGAAGACTGACGTGCTGGGTGAGGCGCGAAGAGAAGAGGAAGTCCCAACGCCGACCAGCGCGGAGTTCGCAGCGTTCGACCTGTGA
- a CDS encoding acyl carrier protein, protein MTQLLPTKQQELSTWLTEKVAEYVQREPGEIDASTPLSNYGLDSVYSVNLCGELEDKLGVYVDPLLLFDYPTILGIVAHFYPEI, encoded by the coding sequence ATGACGCAACTCCTCCCTACAAAACAGCAGGAACTGTCCACCTGGCTCACTGAGAAGGTGGCTGAATATGTTCAGCGTGAACCGGGCGAAATAGATGCCTCCACGCCTCTTTCCAATTATGGGCTCGATTCCGTATATAGCGTGAATCTCTGCGGTGAATTGGAAGACAAGCTGGGTGTGTACGTCGACCCCCTCTTGCTATTCGATTATCCAACTATTCTTGGTATCGTAGCTCATTTCTATCCTGAAATCTAA
- a CDS encoding PIN domain-containing protein, translating into MSRPVLLDASAIIAYIRKEPGGEEVLQALMQGKQDFLVSAVQLVEVEGKLVSDGSFTPEQVRSRIHRLGHLLEVVPFEARAQKAAGFYYARRRPYDLSLGDALCLGLAEVLGADVMTAEQTWATIPDLPFQVLLIRRPSGEGA; encoded by the coding sequence TTGAGTCGTCCTGTGCTCCTGGATGCCAGCGCGATCATTGCCTACATCCGTAAGGAACCTGGTGGGGAAGAAGTGCTTCAAGCCCTGATGCAGGGCAAGCAGGACTTTCTGGTGTCTGCCGTTCAATTGGTCGAGGTGGAGGGCAAGTTGGTCAGTGACGGCAGCTTCACTCCAGAGCAGGTTCGCAGCCGGATTCACCGACTTGGACACCTGCTTGAGGTCGTGCCGTTCGAGGCAAGGGCACAGAAGGCCGCAGGGTTCTACTATGCGCGCCGCCGTCCCTACGATCTCAGCCTAGGCGATGCCTTGTGCCTCGGTCTCGCGGAAGTCCTGGGTGCAGACGTGATGACGGCGGAGCAGACCTGGGCGACCATCCCCGATCTCCCCTTTCAGGTCCTTCTGATCCGCCGCCCTTCTGGAGAAGGAGCCTAA
- a CDS encoding IS6 family transposase, with product MTDRKPYRHRFPLNVIGYALWLYHRFPLSQRDVQELLHELGIRVSHETLRQWNIKFAPLLTEELRHREPRRGSRWHLDEMCVQVGGVKHWLWRAVDEHGNVLDLLLQEHRDTEAAKSFFVRLLRQHDVPEVIHTDKLWSYGAALRELPVLHTVEHLQVVSTARCNNIVEQSHRPTRQQERAQLGFKRRRRTQEFLALHARVSNLHRHTRTTTPAALRRSNQTTALLLWQEVLQQAV from the coding sequence GTGACTGACCGGAAGCCCTACCGCCACCGTTTTCCCCTGAACGTCATCGGTTACGCCCTGTGGCTCTACCACCGCTTCCCTCTCAGTCAGCGTGACGTTCAGGAACTGCTCCACGAACTTGGTATTCGGGTCAGCCACGAAACCCTGCGTCAGTGGAACATTAAATTCGCTCCCCTCCTCACGGAGGAACTGCGCCACCGGGAACCCCGCCGGGGTTCTCGGTGGCATCTGGATGAGATGTGCGTCCAGGTTGGTGGGGTGAAGCATTGGTTGTGGCGAGCGGTAGACGAGCACGGCAACGTGCTCGACCTCCTTCTTCAGGAACACCGAGATACCGAGGCGGCCAAGTCCTTTTTTGTCCGCCTGTTGAGGCAACACGACGTGCCGGAGGTCATCCACACTGACAAGCTGTGGAGTTACGGGGCGGCCCTACGAGAACTTCCTGTGCTCCACACCGTGGAGCACCTTCAGGTCGTGTCCACCGCCCGCTGTAACAACATTGTGGAACAGTCGCATCGCCCCACCCGGCAGCAGGAACGTGCTCAGCTCGGCTTCAAACGACGACGGCGAACGCAGGAATTCCTCGCCCTGCACGCCCGCGTCTCGAACCTTCACCGCCATACCCGAACGACCACCCCAGCTGCCCTGAGACGAAGCAACCAAACCACAGCACTGCTTCTCTGGCAAGAGGTATTGCAGCAGGCGGTTTGA